In Phormidium yuhuli AB48, one genomic interval encodes:
- a CDS encoding transketolase C-terminal domain-containing protein translates to MTATQTKFPIDLGAYQPLKLDPNVKTLTDEQRATLKANIQLMRDAIIFFTATGAARGVGGHTGGPYDTAPEVAILDAFFRGSPDHFVPIFFDEAGHRVATQYLMAALYGDLPAEQLVRYREAHAKLPGHPELGLTPGVKFSSGRLGHMWSYINGVAIANSPKVVCCLGSDGSQQEGNDAEAARFAVAQNLNVKLFIDDNDVTIAGHPSDYLPGFSVAQTLKGHGLTVLEGDGEDIDDLYGRMCEAITATGPVAVVNSRKMAVGIEGIEGSTHGHDVIPVDAALTYLKARGQDAAVSFLEGIEKPKNPNTYLGSGDKLGSNRNVFGQTVAEILSGMDADTRKKSVLCVDSDLEGSCGLAYIREAAPEIYVSGGIMERSNFSAAAGFGMETGKQGIFGTFSAFLEMCISEITMARLNYSNVLCHFSHSGIDDMADNTCHFGLNNMFADNGLDDGYETRLYFPADASQMTAVVNKVFGDPGLRFVFSTRSKVPNILDSDGNDFFGKNYEFTPGKDEVIREGTAGYVVSFGESLYRALDAVERLKQEGIDVGLINKPTLNVVDEEMMTKLGNSPMVLVVEAFNRRTGLGSRFGSWLLERGFSPKFAFLGTHEEGCGGLWEQFPHQGIDSDGIMAKVKELAS, encoded by the coding sequence ATGACTGCTACACAAACCAAATTTCCCATTGACTTGGGTGCTTACCAGCCCCTAAAACTCGACCCCAACGTCAAAACTCTCACCGATGAGCAACGGGCAACCCTGAAAGCCAACATCCAACTAATGCGGGATGCCATCATCTTCTTCACCGCCACCGGTGCAGCCCGGGGTGTCGGCGGCCATACCGGCGGCCCTTACGACACCGCCCCAGAAGTGGCCATCCTGGATGCCTTTTTCCGGGGCAGCCCTGATCACTTCGTCCCCATCTTCTTCGACGAAGCCGGCCACCGGGTTGCCACCCAATATCTCATGGCGGCTCTTTATGGTGACCTACCCGCCGAACAACTGGTGCGTTATCGGGAAGCCCACGCCAAACTCCCCGGTCACCCGGAATTAGGACTGACCCCCGGCGTCAAGTTCAGTTCCGGTCGTCTGGGTCATATGTGGTCTTATATTAACGGGGTGGCGATCGCCAACTCCCCCAAAGTGGTCTGCTGTCTCGGTTCTGACGGCTCCCAACAAGAAGGCAACGATGCCGAAGCCGCCCGCTTTGCCGTGGCCCAAAACCTCAACGTCAAACTCTTTATCGATGACAACGATGTCACCATCGCCGGTCATCCCTCCGACTATCTCCCCGGTTTCAGCGTCGCCCAAACCCTGAAAGGTCATGGCTTAACCGTCCTAGAAGGGGACGGCGAAGATATCGACGACCTCTACGGTCGGATGTGTGAAGCCATCACCGCCACCGGTCCCGTCGCCGTCGTCAATAGCCGCAAAATGGCCGTCGGCATTGAAGGCATCGAAGGCTCAACCCATGGCCACGACGTGATCCCCGTCGATGCTGCCCTCACCTACCTCAAAGCCCGGGGTCAAGATGCCGCCGTGAGCTTCCTCGAAGGCATCGAGAAGCCCAAAAACCCCAACACCTATCTAGGTTCAGGGGACAAACTCGGCTCCAACCGTAACGTCTTCGGTCAAACCGTCGCCGAAATCCTGTCAGGAATGGATGCCGACACCCGCAAGAAGAGTGTTCTCTGCGTTGACAGTGACCTCGAAGGCTCTTGTGGTCTAGCCTACATTCGCGAAGCTGCCCCCGAAATCTACGTCAGTGGCGGGATTATGGAGCGCAGCAACTTCTCCGCCGCCGCCGGTTTCGGCATGGAAACGGGTAAACAGGGGATTTTCGGAACCTTCAGTGCCTTCCTAGAGATGTGCATCTCGGAAATCACCATGGCCCGGTTGAACTACTCCAATGTTCTCTGTCATTTCTCCCACTCTGGGATTGACGACATGGCGGACAACACCTGTCACTTCGGCTTAAACAACATGTTCGCCGACAATGGTTTAGATGACGGCTATGAAACGCGGCTTTACTTCCCCGCCGATGCCAGCCAGATGACGGCAGTGGTGAACAAAGTCTTCGGCGACCCCGGCCTACGCTTTGTCTTCTCCACCCGCTCCAAAGTTCCCAACATCCTCGACAGTGACGGGAACGACTTTTTCGGTAAGAACTACGAGTTCACCCCCGGCAAAGACGAAGTCATCCGGGAAGGAACCGCCGGTTACGTGGTCAGCTTCGGCGAATCTCTCTATCGCGCCCTAGATGCGGTCGAACGTCTCAAGCAAGAGGGGATTGATGTGGGCTTAATCAACAAACCCACTCTGAATGTTGTGGACGAAGAGATGATGACCAAGTTGGGCAATTCCCCCATGGTCCTAGTGGTGGAAGCCTTCAACCGTCGCACCGGTTTAGGCAGCCGTTTCGGCAGTTGGTTATTAGAACGAGGGTTCTCGCCCAAATTCGCCTTCCTCGGAACTCACGAAGAAGGCTGTGGCGGTCTCTGGGAGCAATTCCCCCACCAAGGAATTGACTCTGACGGCATCATGGCCAAAGTCAAAGAACTAGCCAGCTAA
- a CDS encoding M23 family metallopeptidase: protein MQLLPRPYTLTIKRAGQRPFVLLVGLPLRLAIATLGTLIAGGIGLAGLQVWQGDRANRAELDRRAEDILEQVEGLEAQLEELKQRSGMSDDPLTYPERGQGGPVLRPLNAAELLSNAESHVSRLTTDLSDRVQPALENVLEQEKAIPQGVPLKVPTHITSHFGKRQNPFGFGKEFHNGLDFAGDPGDPVITTAAGTVTHAGWGSGYGKYVEVDHGNGYLTLYAHLSKISVEWGEEVERGDLVGLVGSTGRSTAPHLHYSIFEDNEAIDPQPFLVRRSGLTRAPLPNESEAPVTTRVAD from the coding sequence ATGCAACTACTCCCTAGACCCTATACCCTCACCATCAAGCGAGCCGGACAGCGTCCCTTCGTGCTGTTGGTGGGACTGCCCTTAAGACTGGCGATCGCAACCTTAGGAACCTTAATAGCTGGGGGGATAGGACTCGCAGGACTACAAGTTTGGCAAGGCGATCGAGCCAATCGGGCCGAACTGGATCGCCGGGCCGAAGACATACTCGAACAGGTGGAAGGTCTCGAAGCCCAACTCGAAGAACTCAAACAACGTTCCGGAATGTCCGACGACCCCCTCACCTACCCAGAACGGGGACAGGGGGGTCCGGTTCTGCGTCCTCTCAACGCTGCCGAGTTGCTCAGTAATGCTGAAAGCCATGTCAGTCGCCTCACCACCGACTTGAGCGATCGCGTGCAGCCGGCCCTGGAAAATGTCTTAGAACAGGAAAAAGCCATTCCCCAGGGAGTCCCCCTCAAAGTCCCCACCCACATCACCTCTCACTTCGGCAAACGGCAAAACCCCTTCGGCTTCGGCAAAGAATTTCATAACGGCCTTGACTTTGCCGGAGATCCCGGAGATCCCGTCATCACCACCGCCGCCGGAACCGTCACCCATGCCGGCTGGGGGAGCGGCTATGGCAAATATGTCGAAGTCGATCACGGCAACGGCTACCTCACCCTCTATGCTCACCTCTCCAAAATTTCCGTAGAATGGGGAGAAGAGGTCGAGCGTGGCGATCTAGTTGGCTTAGTCGGTAGCACTGGACGTTCCACCGCTCCCCATTTGCACTATTCTATTTTTGAGGACAACGAGGCGATCGATCCGCAACCGTTTCTTGTCCGGCGTTCAGGTTTGACTCGGGCCCCGCTTCCCAACGAATCCGAAGCCCCCGTCACGACACGGGTCGCCGATTAA
- a CDS encoding class I SAM-dependent methyltransferase: MDCQAPKVCRVCRSPQVVFFMTVGDRHYWRCNHCQATFLAAEQLPGPEFERERYELHENDPNDDGYRQFLHRLADPLLSRLAPQQQGLDYGCGAASALKPMFEAAGHSLALYDPFFFGDRTPLQHRYDFITCSEVVEHFHQPASEFDQLRDLLNPGGWLAIMTCFQTEDRAFANWHYRRHPTHVTFYRQYSFEVIAQQWGYHCEIPRRNVVLLRKA, from the coding sequence ATGGATTGTCAAGCCCCGAAGGTCTGTCGAGTTTGCCGATCGCCCCAGGTTGTGTTTTTTATGACCGTGGGCGATCGCCATTATTGGCGCTGTAATCACTGTCAGGCGACCTTTCTAGCCGCCGAACAGTTGCCAGGACCGGAGTTTGAGCGAGAACGCTACGAGCTGCATGAAAATGACCCCAACGATGACGGCTATCGTCAGTTTTTGCACCGTTTAGCCGATCCTCTGTTGTCTCGCTTAGCCCCCCAACAACAGGGATTAGACTATGGATGTGGGGCGGCGTCTGCCTTGAAACCGATGTTCGAGGCAGCCGGCCATTCCCTGGCCCTCTATGACCCCTTCTTTTTCGGCGATCGCACCCCTCTACAACACCGCTACGATTTCATCACCTGTAGCGAAGTCGTCGAACATTTCCATCAACCCGCCTCAGAATTCGACCAACTCAGGGATCTCCTCAACCCGGGAGGCTGGCTAGCCATCATGACCTGCTTTCAGACCGAGGATCGAGCCTTCGCCAACTGGCATTATCGCCGCCATCCCACCCATGTCACCTTTTATCGCCAGTACAGCTTCGAGGTGATTGCCCAACAGTGGGGCTATCACTGTGAAATCCCTCGGCGTAACGTTGTCCTACTTCGTAAAGCCTAG
- a CDS encoding glycosyltransferase family 4 protein: protein MRIALFTETFLPKVDGIVTRLRHTVEHLQRLGDEVLVVSPDGGLTEYKGAKIFGVPGFPLPLYPELKLAVPNPSIRPVLEDFKPDLIHVVNPAVLGLGGLYYAKSMNLPLVASYHTHLPQYLQHYGLGMFEDVLWGLLRSAHNQAQLNLCTSSIMVQELSSHGIERTDLWQRGVDTEMFQPSLASEKMRSRLSDGHPEAPLLLYVGRLSAEKEIEQIRPVLESIPQARLALVGGGPHREALEAHFQGTATQFVGYLQGLELASAYASADAFIFPSRTETLGLVLLEAMAAGCPVVAAGTGGILDIVTDGKNGYLFDPADDQGAVVATQRLLANQEERETLRLNARQEAERWGWSAATQQLQQFYAQVLAAASLVPAA from the coding sequence ATGCGTATTGCTCTATTTACTGAAACCTTCCTGCCGAAAGTCGATGGTATTGTCACCCGCTTACGGCATACTGTGGAACATCTCCAACGTCTGGGAGATGAGGTTCTGGTCGTCTCCCCCGATGGTGGACTGACGGAATATAAGGGAGCGAAAATCTTTGGTGTACCAGGGTTCCCGCTGCCTCTGTATCCTGAACTGAAGTTGGCGGTTCCCAATCCCTCGATTCGTCCAGTCCTGGAAGACTTTAAGCCCGATTTGATTCATGTGGTGAATCCGGCGGTGCTGGGGTTGGGCGGACTGTACTACGCTAAATCGATGAATCTGCCCTTGGTGGCGTCCTACCATACCCATTTGCCTCAATATCTACAGCATTATGGATTGGGGATGTTTGAGGACGTCCTCTGGGGACTGTTACGCTCGGCTCATAATCAGGCTCAGTTAAACCTTTGTACCTCCAGCATCATGGTGCAAGAGTTGAGTTCCCATGGCATTGAACGGACGGATTTATGGCAGCGTGGGGTGGATACGGAGATGTTCCAGCCGAGTTTAGCCAGTGAGAAGATGCGATCGCGCCTCAGTGATGGCCATCCGGAAGCACCCCTGTTACTCTATGTGGGACGACTCTCGGCGGAGAAAGAGATTGAGCAAATTCGCCCGGTGTTGGAGTCGATTCCCCAGGCCCGTTTGGCCTTAGTCGGCGGAGGTCCCCATCGGGAGGCCTTGGAGGCTCATTTCCAGGGAACCGCCACCCAGTTTGTGGGCTATCTCCAAGGGTTAGAGTTAGCGTCGGCCTACGCCTCGGCGGATGCCTTTATTTTCCCCTCTCGCACGGAAACCCTCGGCTTAGTCTTGTTAGAGGCGATGGCGGCGGGCTGTCCGGTGGTGGCCGCAGGAACCGGTGGTATTTTGGATATTGTCACTGATGGTAAGAATGGCTATTTGTTCGATCCGGCGGATGACCAGGGGGCAGTCGTGGCCACCCAACGGCTGTTAGCCAATCAGGAGGAACGGGAAACCCTGCGCCTCAATGCCCGTCAGGAGGCCGAACGTTGGGGCTGGAGTGCGGCAACGCAACAGTTACAGCAGTTCTACGCTCAGGTACTGGCGGCGGCGTCTCTTGTTCCGGCTGCTTAG
- a CDS encoding NAD-dependent epimerase/dehydratase family protein has product MKVLVIGGDGYCGWATALYLSNRGHDVAILDSLVRRHWDSQLKIETLTPIAPIQRRLQRWYELTGKRIELFIGDINDYPFLSEAMHQFEPEAVVHFGEQRSAPFSMIDREHAVLTQANNVIGNLNLLYILKEDFPDCHLVKLGTMGEYGTPNIDIEEGYITIEHNGRKDTLPYPKQPGSFYHLSKVHDSHNIQFACKIWGLRATDLNQGIVYGVLTEETGMDELLVNRLDYDGIYGTALNRFCIQAAIGHPLTVYGKGGQTRALLDIRDTVRCIEIAVENPADAGEFRVFNQFTEMFSVADLALKVQQASSALGLKVEIDHLENPRVELEDHYFNAKNTKLIDLGLQPHNLSDSLLDSLLNFAIKYKGRVDKDQILPKVRWRR; this is encoded by the coding sequence ATGAAAGTACTTGTTATTGGCGGTGACGGCTACTGTGGATGGGCAACAGCACTCTACTTGTCTAATCGCGGTCATGATGTTGCCATCCTTGACAGTTTAGTCCGTCGTCATTGGGATTCCCAGCTCAAAATTGAAACCCTGACCCCCATCGCCCCGATTCAGCGTCGGCTTCAACGCTGGTATGAACTCACGGGCAAACGCATCGAATTATTTATCGGGGATATCAACGATTATCCCTTCTTGAGTGAGGCGATGCACCAGTTTGAACCCGAGGCGGTGGTTCACTTTGGCGAACAGCGTTCGGCCCCCTTCTCGATGATTGACCGCGAACATGCGGTTCTCACTCAAGCCAACAACGTCATTGGCAATCTGAATCTTCTGTATATCCTCAAAGAAGACTTCCCCGATTGCCATCTGGTGAAACTCGGAACCATGGGTGAGTATGGAACCCCCAATATCGATATTGAGGAAGGCTACATCACCATTGAACATAACGGCCGCAAGGATACCCTACCCTATCCCAAGCAGCCCGGTAGCTTCTACCACCTCAGCAAAGTCCATGACAGCCACAATATCCAGTTTGCCTGCAAAATCTGGGGCTTACGGGCGACGGACTTAAACCAGGGCATTGTCTATGGGGTATTGACGGAAGAGACGGGCATGGATGAACTGCTCGTCAACCGTCTCGACTATGATGGTATCTATGGAACCGCGCTCAACCGCTTCTGCATTCAAGCGGCGATCGGTCATCCCTTGACGGTCTATGGTAAGGGTGGACAAACCCGTGCCCTTCTCGATATCCGGGATACCGTGCGTTGTATTGAAATTGCCGTGGAAAATCCCGCCGATGCCGGAGAGTTCCGCGTCTTCAACCAGTTCACAGAAATGTTCAGCGTGGCCGACTTAGCCCTGAAAGTACAGCAAGCGAGTTCAGCGTTGGGCTTAAAAGTCGAGATTGACCACTTGGAGAACCCTCGGGTTGAACTAGAAGACCATTATTTCAACGCCAAAAACACAAAACTCATTGATTTGGGCTTACAACCGCATAACCTCTCGGACTCCCTGCTGGATTCACTGCTCAACTTTGCCATTAAATACAAGGGGCGGGTGGATAAAGACCAAATTCTCCCGAAAGTACGCTGGCGGCGTTAA
- a CDS encoding chromophore lyase CpcT/CpeT translates to MTSSDDITTLARWMASDFSNQQQAFDNPPLFAHVRACLRPLPSDKFGGVSFYLEQAYEYALNRPYRTRVLMLKEEDGGLIIENYAIENAEEFFGASREPHRLTALTPEHLSRLCGCNFVVERQENSFAGVVEPGNQCIVERNGQTTYLDSRFEISEHHFRTLDRGRNPETGERVWGSVAGAFEFERVTSFAQELDL, encoded by the coding sequence ATGACAAGCTCTGACGATATCACAACCCTCGCTCGCTGGATGGCTTCAGATTTTAGCAATCAACAGCAAGCCTTTGATAATCCCCCCCTCTTTGCCCATGTTCGGGCCTGCTTACGTCCCTTACCATCAGATAAATTTGGAGGAGTAAGCTTTTACCTTGAACAGGCCTATGAATATGCTTTAAATCGCCCCTACCGGACTCGGGTATTGATGCTGAAAGAGGAAGATGGAGGGTTGATTATCGAGAATTATGCCATCGAGAACGCCGAGGAATTTTTTGGTGCCTCCCGAGAACCCCATCGCCTAACCGCCTTAACCCCTGAACACCTGAGTCGTTTATGTGGCTGTAACTTTGTGGTCGAACGTCAGGAGAACAGCTTTGCCGGAGTCGTAGAGCCGGGGAATCAGTGTATCGTGGAACGCAACGGTCAAACCACCTACCTGGATAGTCGCTTTGAAATCAGCGAGCATCACTTCCGAACCCTCGATCGTGGACGTAATCCTGAGACTGGGGAGCGAGTCTGGGGGTCTGTGGCCGGAGCCTTTGAGTTTGAGCGGGTGACCAGTTTTGCTCAGGAACTAGATTTGTAA